A stretch of DNA from Campylobacter gracilis:
CAGCTTGTCGTGGAAGCTAAAGGGCGGCACCGAGCCGATGACGCAGTCCGTGAGATCGCCCACTTCATCGGGGCTTACGAGCGATGCTTTCGTGCCGCCGAGCCCCTGTGCCAGGCGCTTTAGATCTGTTTTGTGATCGGCTGCGAAGACCGCTAGGACGTAGATCCTGCCGTTTCTGCCCGCGGGTTTGTCGCTAGGAAGCTTCAGCTGCTGCGGCACGTTTGCGCAAATTTGATCGGCGGTTAAAGTTAAATTTCCCGCGCAGGCGCCATTTTCGCAGCCTTGAGCGCTCGCAACGCAGGAAGCGTTGGGGTTTTGCGCGTTATCCGCTAAATTTAAATTTTGCGCGAAAGAAATTTGCCCGTCCTTAAAGCCCTTGATCGTGCAAACCAGCGCCTTTGCGCCTTGACCTAGCTGCGTGCCGCGGATTTTGGCGACTTCGGCGGAGGTGCCCGCGCTTTCGTGAGCTACGAGGCGGAAGCACGCCCCCTGCTGCGTCAAAAGCTCTTTTAGGCTTTCAAAAATTCTCTCTGACATGCTCTCTCCTTGTTTTTGCGAAATTATACTAAAATTTTAACCAAACGACGCATCGGCGCCAAATTTTGCAGCCTTGTCGCCTTCACCGGCGCAATGCTGGCCGCCGCCGCGCGAGCTATGTATGTCGCGCATTTTACGGCTAAATTTTTAAAATTTAAAAAGCGGATAGGCTAGGGCTCGCTAAATTGCGATGTACAGATCAAGGGCGCTAAATTTTGGCGCACAGGCGAGAAAAGGAGGGCTGCTAAATTTTACGGACGCAATCTACGCAAAAGTGCGATGAAATTCTACCGCACGCAAAATTTGCGCACAGATGCAGCAAAATTTCGCGATTAAAATTTACGCAAAGGCGTAGCCTGGTTTTTAAAAATGGCGGTTAAATTTTCTGCGCGCAGTTCGGCTAGCTAGCTCGTTTGCGAACGGCTA
This window harbors:
- a CDS encoding YbaK/EbsC family protein, with translation MSERIFESLKELLTQQGACFRLVAHESAGTSAEVAKIRGTQLGQGAKALVCTIKGFKDGQISFAQNLNLADNAQNPNASCVASAQGCENGACAGNLTLTADQICANVPQQLKLPSDKPAGRNGRIYVLAVFAADHKTDLKRLAQGLGGTKASLVSPDEVGDLTDCVIGSVPPFSFHDKLLLIADPSLFGRFEEIAFNAGLLDHSIILNAQDYARIAAPHIVSFTEKATEGE